One segment of Rosa chinensis cultivar Old Blush chromosome 6, RchiOBHm-V2, whole genome shotgun sequence DNA contains the following:
- the LOC112169672 gene encoding NPC intracellular cholesterol transporter 1 homolog 1b isoform X3, whose translation MHLKYLLFTSRPSAVRVKSTLIIMEVIPCLVLAVGVDNMCILVHAITGVTFRMTMGSFIPMPACRVFSMIAALAVLMDFFLQVTAFVALIYFDLLRAEDGRFDCFPCIKVSSSFVESTEEIESDDS comes from the exons ATGCACCTCAAATATCTTCTTTTTACCTCTCGTCCAAG TGCTGTGAGAGTTAAATCTACATTAATCATAATGGAAGTCATTCCTTGCCTTGTTTTGGCT GTTGGTGTAGATAACATGTGTATATTGGTACATGCAATCACCGGAGTTACCTTTAGAATGACGA TGGGAAGCTTCATTCCTATGCCAGCATGCCGAGTCTTCTCCATGATTGCAG CCCTTGCTGTTTTGATGGACTTCTTTCTGCAAGTCACTGCATTTGTTGCGTTGATATACTTTGACCTTTTGAGAGCTGAGGATGGCAGGTTTGATTGTTTTCCATGCATAAAAGTCTCGTCATCTTTTGTGGAATCCACTGAAG aaattgaatcagacgacagttaa
- the LOC112169672 gene encoding NPC intracellular cholesterol transporter 1 homolog 1b isoform X5 — protein MHLKYLLFTSRPSAVRVKSTLIIMEVIPCLVLAVGVDNMCILVHAITGVTFRMTMGSFIPMPACRVFSMIAALAVLMDFFLQVTAFVALIYFDLLRAEDGRN, from the exons ATGCACCTCAAATATCTTCTTTTTACCTCTCGTCCAAG TGCTGTGAGAGTTAAATCTACATTAATCATAATGGAAGTCATTCCTTGCCTTGTTTTGGCT GTTGGTGTAGATAACATGTGTATATTGGTACATGCAATCACCGGAGTTACCTTTAGAATGACGA TGGGAAGCTTCATTCCTATGCCAGCATGCCGAGTCTTCTCCATGATTGCAG CCCTTGCTGTTTTGATGGACTTCTTTCTGCAAGTCACTGCATTTGTTGCGTTGATATACTTTGACCTTTTGAGAGCTGAGGATGGCAG aaattga
- the LOC112169672 gene encoding NPC intracellular cholesterol transporter 1 homolog 1b isoform X4 has product MHLKYLLFTSRPSAVRVKSTLIIMEVIPCLVLAVGVDNMCILVHAITGVTFRMTMGSFIPMPACRVFSMIAALAVLMDFFLQVTAFVALIYFDLLRAEDGRTRSRWILRT; this is encoded by the exons ATGCACCTCAAATATCTTCTTTTTACCTCTCGTCCAAG TGCTGTGAGAGTTAAATCTACATTAATCATAATGGAAGTCATTCCTTGCCTTGTTTTGGCT GTTGGTGTAGATAACATGTGTATATTGGTACATGCAATCACCGGAGTTACCTTTAGAATGACGA TGGGAAGCTTCATTCCTATGCCAGCATGCCGAGTCTTCTCCATGATTGCAG CCCTTGCTGTTTTGATGGACTTCTTTCTGCAAGTCACTGCATTTGTTGCGTTGATATACTTTGACCTTTTGAGAGCTGAGGATGGCAG GACACGGTCTCGGTGGATTTTAAGAACCTAA
- the LOC112169672 gene encoding NPC intracellular cholesterol transporter 1 homolog 1b isoform X2, with protein MHLKYLLFTSRPSAVRVKSTLIIMEVIPCLVLAVGVDNMCILVHAITGVTFRMTMGSFIPMPACRVFSMIAALAVLMDFFLQVTAFVALIYFDLLRAEDGRFDCFPCIKVSSSFVESTEGHGLGGF; from the exons ATGCACCTCAAATATCTTCTTTTTACCTCTCGTCCAAG TGCTGTGAGAGTTAAATCTACATTAATCATAATGGAAGTCATTCCTTGCCTTGTTTTGGCT GTTGGTGTAGATAACATGTGTATATTGGTACATGCAATCACCGGAGTTACCTTTAGAATGACGA TGGGAAGCTTCATTCCTATGCCAGCATGCCGAGTCTTCTCCATGATTGCAG CCCTTGCTGTTTTGATGGACTTCTTTCTGCAAGTCACTGCATTTGTTGCGTTGATATACTTTGACCTTTTGAGAGCTGAGGATGGCAGGTTTGATTGTTTTCCATGCATAAAAGTCTCGTCATCTTTTGTGGAATCCACTGAAG GACACGGTCTCGGTGGATTTTAA
- the LOC112169672 gene encoding NPC intracellular cholesterol transporter 1 homolog 1b isoform X1 has product MHLKYLLFTSRPSAVRVKSTLIIMEVIPCLVLAVGVDNMCILVHAITGVTFRMTMGSFIPMPACRVFSMIAALAVLMDFFLQVTAFVALIYFDLLRAEDGRFDCFPCIKVSSSFVESTEGIFVCYDSVLRLLCL; this is encoded by the exons ATGCACCTCAAATATCTTCTTTTTACCTCTCGTCCAAG TGCTGTGAGAGTTAAATCTACATTAATCATAATGGAAGTCATTCCTTGCCTTGTTTTGGCT GTTGGTGTAGATAACATGTGTATATTGGTACATGCAATCACCGGAGTTACCTTTAGAATGACGA TGGGAAGCTTCATTCCTATGCCAGCATGCCGAGTCTTCTCCATGATTGCAG CCCTTGCTGTTTTGATGGACTTCTTTCTGCAAGTCACTGCATTTGTTGCGTTGATATACTTTGACCTTTTGAGAGCTGAGGATGGCAGGTTTGATTGTTTTCCATGCATAAAAGTCTCGTCATCTTTTGTGGAATCCACTGAAGGTATATTTGTGTGCTATGATAGTGTGTTGAGGTTGCTTTGCCTTTAG
- the LOC112173729 gene encoding probable galacturonosyltransferase 3 isoform X2, which produces MKSNNYGAVQSSRVRLGDLSASWVLENPIDGRHGHPKSVQIVEDSFQSGMRVKENSEHSTDDPHSGEGELPYSRLSSISPVKHKRRIMREERRKLRTAELMGKDKEANDQMAAAAIDRSKSFDTTVTGKYSIWRRDYENPNSDSTLKLMRDQIIMAIAYANIAKSKNESVLYKSLMKHSKLSQNAIGEAHSDAELPSSALKRAKAMGRALSVAKDKLYDCHTMETKLRAMLQSTEDNVNGLKKKSAFLIQLAAKTVPKPLHCLPLQLASDYFLLGYNNREDVNKEKLEDPSLYHYAIFSDNVLATSVVVNSTVLHAKEPSKHVFHVVTDKLNYAAMKMWFLVNPPAGAAVQVENIDDFKWLNSSSCSVLRQLESARLQEYYFKANHPSSLSLGSDQLKYRNPKYLSLLNHLRFYLPDVYPKLDKILFLDDDIVVQKDLTDLWSIDLQGMVNGAVETCKESFHRYDKYLNFSNPIISANFDPNACGWAFGMNMFDLKEWRKRNMTGVYHKWQDMNEDRTLWKLGTLPPGLITFYKLTYPLNRGWHSLGLGYDPALNQTAIENAAVIHYNGNYKPWLDLAISKYKNYWSKYVMYDNPYLRICNINQ; this is translated from the exons ATGAAAAG CAACAATTATGGAGCTGTTCAAAGTAGTAGGGTTAGACTGGGAGACCTATCTGCTTCCTGGGTCTTGGAAAATCCCATTGATGGAAGACATGGCCATCCAAAGAGTGTGCAG ATAGTGGAGGATTCATTTCAATCTGGAATGAGAGTTAAAGAGAACAGTGAGCATTCTACAGATGATCCTCATTCTGGAGAAGGTGAACTCCCGTATTCTCGTCTATCATCAATCAGCCCAGTGAAGCACAAACGACGG ATAATGCGAGAAGAAAGGAGGAAACTTCGGACTGCAGAGCTAATGGGAAAAGATAAAGAAGCTAATGACCAGATGGCAGCAGCGGCAATTgacagatcaaaatccttcgaCACCACTGTCACGGGAAAGTACAGCATATGGAGGAGAGATTATGAAAACCCAAATTCTGATTCAACCTTGAAACTTATGAGGGACCAGATCATAATGGCCATTGCTTATGCAAACATTGCCAAGTCAAAGAACGAAAGTGTTCTTTATAAATCTCTCATGAAGCACTCTAAACTTAGTCAGAATGCTATTGGAGAAGCACATTCTGATGCTGAGCTTCCTTCAAG TGCACTTAAACGAGCAAAAGCAATGGGCCGTGCTCTCTCTGTAGCAAAGGACAAACTATATGACTGTCATACAATGGAGACGAAGTTAAGAGCTATGCTTCAGTCAACTGAAGATAATGTAAATGGTCTGAAGAAAAAGAGTGCATTTTTGATCCAGCTTGCAGCAAAGACAGTCCCCAAACCGTTACATTGCCTTCCTTTGCAACTTGCATCAGACTATTTCCTGTTGGGCTATAATAATAGGGAGGATGTTAACAAAGAAAAGCTTGAGGATCCTTCTCTGTACCACTATGCTATCTTTTCTGACAATGTTCTAGCAACATCAGTGGTTGTTAATTCTACTGTGTTGCATGCAAAGGAACCCAGCAAGCATGTTTTCCATGTGGTAACTGATAAATTAAACTATGCTGCTATGAAAATGTGGTTTCTTGTCAACCCTCCTGCTGGAGCAGCAGTGCAGGTTGAAAATATTGATGATTTTAAGTGGCTAAATTCCTCTTCTTGTTCTGTACTACGTCAACTAGAGTCTGCCAGACTTCAAGAGTATTATTTCAAGGCAAACCATCCTTCCTCACTATCACTGGGTTCTGACCAGCTCAAATATCGGAATCCAAAATATTTATCACTGCTGAATCATCTGAGATTCTACCTTCCTGACGTTTACCCAAAGTTGGACAAGATCCTATTTTTGGATGATGACATTGTAGTTCAGAAGGATTTGACAGATCTTTGGTCTATTGATCTTCAAGGGATGGTAAATGGTGCGGTGGAGACCTGTAAAGAAAGCTTCCATAGGTATGATAAATACCTCAACTTCTCTAATCCAATAATATCTGCGAATTTCGATCCAAATGCTTGTGGCTGGGCATTCGGCATGAATATGTTTGACTTGAAAGAGTGGAGGAAGCGAAACATGACTGGGGTATATCATAAGTGGCAAGATATG AATGAGGATCGAACTCTTTGGAAACTTGGTACATTGCCACCGGGACTTATTACATTCTATAAGCTGACCTATCCGCTGAATCGCGGATGGCATTCTTTGGGACTTGGCTATGACCCAGCCCTTAACCAAACGGCAATAGAGAATGCAGCAGTCATCCATTACAATGGAAACTACAAGCCATGGTTGGATTTGGCTATTTCTAAGTACAAGAATTACTGGTCAAAATATGTAATGTATGACAATCCTTATCTTCGGATTTGTAACATCAATCAATAA
- the LOC112173729 gene encoding probable galacturonosyltransferase 3 isoform X1, producing the protein MAIVVHRLCVCFCRLGMEVVPTTPASFHSLLFLFCISLTLLVGADVSHVSTTLRDVSKCQRLCQCEQCWHTKEEGESYVTGTSKVLDEKNIDIIATYSNNYGAVQSSRVRLGDLSASWVLENPIDGRHGHPKSVQIVEDSFQSGMRVKENSEHSTDDPHSGEGELPYSRLSSISPVKHKRRIMREERRKLRTAELMGKDKEANDQMAAAAIDRSKSFDTTVTGKYSIWRRDYENPNSDSTLKLMRDQIIMAIAYANIAKSKNESVLYKSLMKHSKLSQNAIGEAHSDAELPSSALKRAKAMGRALSVAKDKLYDCHTMETKLRAMLQSTEDNVNGLKKKSAFLIQLAAKTVPKPLHCLPLQLASDYFLLGYNNREDVNKEKLEDPSLYHYAIFSDNVLATSVVVNSTVLHAKEPSKHVFHVVTDKLNYAAMKMWFLVNPPAGAAVQVENIDDFKWLNSSSCSVLRQLESARLQEYYFKANHPSSLSLGSDQLKYRNPKYLSLLNHLRFYLPDVYPKLDKILFLDDDIVVQKDLTDLWSIDLQGMVNGAVETCKESFHRYDKYLNFSNPIISANFDPNACGWAFGMNMFDLKEWRKRNMTGVYHKWQDMNEDRTLWKLGTLPPGLITFYKLTYPLNRGWHSLGLGYDPALNQTAIENAAVIHYNGNYKPWLDLAISKYKNYWSKYVMYDNPYLRICNINQ; encoded by the exons ATGGCAATTGTAGTGCACCGACTGTGTGTCTGTTTCTGTAGATTGGGCATGGAAGTTGTTCCTACAACACCAGCGAGCTTCCACTCTCTGCTATTCCTCTTCTGCATCTCATTG ACCTTACTTGTTGGAGCTGATGTATCCCATGTTTCCACAAC TCTGAGAGATGTCAGTAAGTGCCAGAGGTTGTGTCAATGTGAGCAATGCTGGCATACCAAG GAAGAAGGTGAATCTTATGTAACCGGAACCAGCAAAGTTCTGGATGAAAAG AATATTGACATAATTGCGACATACAGCAACAATTATGGAGCTGTTCAAAGTAGTAGGGTTAGACTGGGAGACCTATCTGCTTCCTGGGTCTTGGAAAATCCCATTGATGGAAGACATGGCCATCCAAAGAGTGTGCAG ATAGTGGAGGATTCATTTCAATCTGGAATGAGAGTTAAAGAGAACAGTGAGCATTCTACAGATGATCCTCATTCTGGAGAAGGTGAACTCCCGTATTCTCGTCTATCATCAATCAGCCCAGTGAAGCACAAACGACGG ATAATGCGAGAAGAAAGGAGGAAACTTCGGACTGCAGAGCTAATGGGAAAAGATAAAGAAGCTAATGACCAGATGGCAGCAGCGGCAATTgacagatcaaaatccttcgaCACCACTGTCACGGGAAAGTACAGCATATGGAGGAGAGATTATGAAAACCCAAATTCTGATTCAACCTTGAAACTTATGAGGGACCAGATCATAATGGCCATTGCTTATGCAAACATTGCCAAGTCAAAGAACGAAAGTGTTCTTTATAAATCTCTCATGAAGCACTCTAAACTTAGTCAGAATGCTATTGGAGAAGCACATTCTGATGCTGAGCTTCCTTCAAG TGCACTTAAACGAGCAAAAGCAATGGGCCGTGCTCTCTCTGTAGCAAAGGACAAACTATATGACTGTCATACAATGGAGACGAAGTTAAGAGCTATGCTTCAGTCAACTGAAGATAATGTAAATGGTCTGAAGAAAAAGAGTGCATTTTTGATCCAGCTTGCAGCAAAGACAGTCCCCAAACCGTTACATTGCCTTCCTTTGCAACTTGCATCAGACTATTTCCTGTTGGGCTATAATAATAGGGAGGATGTTAACAAAGAAAAGCTTGAGGATCCTTCTCTGTACCACTATGCTATCTTTTCTGACAATGTTCTAGCAACATCAGTGGTTGTTAATTCTACTGTGTTGCATGCAAAGGAACCCAGCAAGCATGTTTTCCATGTGGTAACTGATAAATTAAACTATGCTGCTATGAAAATGTGGTTTCTTGTCAACCCTCCTGCTGGAGCAGCAGTGCAGGTTGAAAATATTGATGATTTTAAGTGGCTAAATTCCTCTTCTTGTTCTGTACTACGTCAACTAGAGTCTGCCAGACTTCAAGAGTATTATTTCAAGGCAAACCATCCTTCCTCACTATCACTGGGTTCTGACCAGCTCAAATATCGGAATCCAAAATATTTATCACTGCTGAATCATCTGAGATTCTACCTTCCTGACGTTTACCCAAAGTTGGACAAGATCCTATTTTTGGATGATGACATTGTAGTTCAGAAGGATTTGACAGATCTTTGGTCTATTGATCTTCAAGGGATGGTAAATGGTGCGGTGGAGACCTGTAAAGAAAGCTTCCATAGGTATGATAAATACCTCAACTTCTCTAATCCAATAATATCTGCGAATTTCGATCCAAATGCTTGTGGCTGGGCATTCGGCATGAATATGTTTGACTTGAAAGAGTGGAGGAAGCGAAACATGACTGGGGTATATCATAAGTGGCAAGATATG AATGAGGATCGAACTCTTTGGAAACTTGGTACATTGCCACCGGGACTTATTACATTCTATAAGCTGACCTATCCGCTGAATCGCGGATGGCATTCTTTGGGACTTGGCTATGACCCAGCCCTTAACCAAACGGCAATAGAGAATGCAGCAGTCATCCATTACAATGGAAACTACAAGCCATGGTTGGATTTGGCTATTTCTAAGTACAAGAATTACTGGTCAAAATATGTAATGTATGACAATCCTTATCTTCGGATTTGTAACATCAATCAATAA
- the LOC112174003 gene encoding probable serine/threonine-protein kinase PIX13, with amino-acid sequence MGNCWFSSSSSAEDPTPTTTGHLSTVPSSISQSISNATSTSVGSTISRNSQFSERSGDETCPDGQILPAANLRIFSYLELKSATRNFRSDTVLGEGGFGKVYKGWLEERAPAKSGKTTVIAVKKLNSESLQGFEEWQSEVNFLGRLSHPNLVKLLGYCWEEKELLLIYEFMQKGSLENHLFGRGSVVQPLPWDIRLKVAIGAARGLAFLHTSEKQVIYRDFKASNILLDGSFTAKISDFGLAKFGPSESQSHVTTRVMGTYGYAAPEYVATGHLYVKSDVYGFGVVLVEILTGLRALDTNRPSGKHNLVEWVKPYLSDKRKLKGIMDPRLEGKYPAKAAFRISQLALKCIESEHKNRPSMKLVVETLERIESVNEHIREPRIRSTHSTHPMAHRQGQAPLHHRSPLHPRSDGNQNYQQSPRMR; translated from the exons ATGGGGAATTGctggttttcttcttcttcttcagctgaAGACCCAACACCAACTACTACTGGTCATCTCAGTACAG TGCCGAGTAGCATATCTCAATCAATTAGTAATGCCACATCCACTTCCGTGGGGAGCACTATATCAAGGAATAGCCAGTTTTCGGAGAGAAGTGGTGATGAGACCTGTCCAGACGGGCAGATCCTACCTGCCGCAAACTTGAGGATCTTCAGTTACCTAGAATTGAAGAGTGCAACTAGAAACTTTAGATCAGACACGGTGCTTGGGGAAGGAGGTTTTGGGAAGGTCTATAAAGGCTGGCTCGAGGAGAGGGCACCGGCCAAGTCTGGAAAGACAACTGTAATTGCTGTAAAGAAATTGAATTCAGAGAGCTTGCAAGGTTTTGAGGAATGGCAG TCAGAGGTGAATTTCTTGGGGCGACTTTCTCATCCTAATCTTGTAAAGCTGCTGGGATACTGTTGGGAGGAGAAAGAACTGCTGCTCATCTACGAGTTCATGCAAAAAGGaagcttggaaaaccatctTTTTGGAA GGGGTTCAGTTGTTCAGCCACTTCCATGGGATATACGGCTTAAAGTTGCAATAGGAGCAGCTCGAGGCCTAGCATTTTTGCATACATCAGAGAAGCAAGTAATCTATAGAGATTTCAAAGCTTCCAATATATTACTTGACGGG TCCTTTACCGCCAAGATATCCGACTTTGGCTTGGCAAAATTTGGTCCTTCAGAGAGTCAATCACACGTGACAACCCGGGTCATGGGCACATATGGTTACGCTGCTCCTGAGTATGTTGCCACAG GGCATCTCTATGTGAAGAGTGATGTGTACGGTTTTGGTGTTGTGTTGGTTGAGATCTTAACAGGCTTACGGGCACTTGATACGAATCGTCCAAGTGGAAAACATAATCTTGTGGAGTGGGTAAAACCATATTTATCagataaaagaaaattgaaaggcATTATGGACCCTCGACTGGAGGGAAAGTATCCAGCCAAAGCTGCATTCCGAATTTCTCAGCTTGCTCTAAAATGCATTGAATCTGAACACAAAAACCGGCCATCAATGAAGCTTGTTGTGGAGACTTTGGAAAGGATCGAATCTGTCAATGAACATATAAGGGAGCCTAGGATTCGTTCGACTCATTCTACTCATCCTATGGCTCATCGCCAAGGTCAGGCACCTTTGCACCATCGTTCTCCACTTCACCCCAGGTCAGATGGAAATCAAAACTACCAACAGTCACCTCGAATGAGGTAA